DNA sequence from the bacterium genome:
GAGCAGGCGTTCGATTTTTTTCGGGCGTTCAGGCGTGTCGTAGTAGGGAAGCGACTGATTTAGATGACTGAACGCCCAGGATTCATCCAGCGGGTGGATGGATACCGGGGCGGGGAATGAGCGGGTCAGTTCCGCCAGCCCTGAAACATGATCCATGTGGCCATGCGTGATCAGGTAGGCGGCGACGGTCAGTTGGTTCTGCCGCAACGTGACCGCAATGATTCCGGCATCATCACCGGGGTCCACAACCAGTGCCTGCTGGGCTGGGCCGACGGCCAGATAGCAGTTAACCTGAAAGGTGCCGACGCCGATGGGAATCACTTTCATGAGCCCACCAGACTGGCCAGGGTCACTTCCTGTTCGGTACGGTCGGCCAGGGTCTTGATCCGGACGGCCCCCTTGATGAGATCATCCGGGCCGATGAACATTCCGCGCCGGAAGCCGACCTTGCCGGTTCGCCCGAAAAAGTGTTTCGGTTTCTCCGCGTGCAGCGAGACATCCACATTGGTGCCGCCTGCCCGCAAGGCGCCGGCAATCCGGATGGCGGTGTCGCGCTGCGCGTCCTCCATGTAGGAGATCGCCAGATCCTTGCCGGCGGCAGGGTGGGGGACTTTGCCCTTCTCGGCCAGCAATTCGGCAATGACCACATCGCCGAACCCGAGTCCAACGGCGGTCATGGGTTTGCCGCCCAGATCGCCCAGCAGGTTATCGTAGCGGCCCCCGCCGAAGATGGCACGGAGACTTCGGCCGGTGTCAAAGCCTTCAAACACGATACCCGTGTAATAGCCGAGTCCGCGGATGACGGAGATGTCAAACTTCACCATATCACTCGCGCCATACAGCTTCATGATGTCGAAAAAGCTCAGGAAATGGTCCAGGGCGGGGGTGCGTTCGCCCAGGGCGGCGATGACGCTGTCGAGGGTGTCCAATGCCAGCACCCGGAAGGCCGCCGCAATGCTCTCCTCCGAAAGGCCGTTTTCCTTGAGGAGTTTGGTGATTTCCTCATCCGGGATCTTCCCCCGCTTGTCCAGCGCGAGGAAGGTGGCGGAGTGATGCTCGCGGGGAATGCCGGATCGGGCAAGGATGTCCGACAGCAAGGCCCGGCTATTGACATGAACGCACACCTCGGTGCTATCGAGACCGAGCAGCTTCAAGGCCTGGATGGCGGCCATCACGACTTCCGCCTCGGCCACCACGGAGGGTTCGCCCACCACATCCAGGTTCCACTGGTAATGCTCGCGCTTGCGACCGCGGGTCATGCGCTCATACCGGAAGCACTGGGCGATGGTGAACCACTTGAGCGGGAAGGTCAGCTCGTTTTGCTTCGCCACAATCATCCGGGCGAGGGTGGGGGTCATTTCGGCACGCAGCGCCAGTTCCCGGTCGCTTTTATCCTTGAACCAGTAAATCTGGTCCTGGATTTCCTCGCCGCCTTTACGTTTGAGCAGCTCCAGGCTTTCCACGACGCAGGCGTCGTACTGGTCGAACCCGAACCGCCGCGCGGCGGTGGACCAGGCCTCGAAGATGGCGCAACGCAGCGCCATGTCGTCAGGATAGAAATCCCGCATGCCGCGGGGGGGGGCGAAACTGATGGGATCTGCCATGGGATTACTGCTGTTTTAAAACGACCGCTTTCATTTCCTTGCCGGGCTTGAATTTCACCACCCGGCGCTCCGGGATGACGACCGTATTTTCCGGCTTGTTCGGGTTGCGCCCAATGCGGGGCTTGCGGATCTTGATCTCAAAGACCCCGAAATCACGGAATTCAATGTTTTCGCCTTTGGCCAGGCTTTCCGTGATGTAATCGAGGGTTTTCTGGATGACTGAAAAAACCTGTTGCTGGGGCAGGCCGACTTCACCGGCAATACGTACGACGAGTTCGCGCTTGGTCATTGGAGTTCTCCTTGAATCGCTTTTTCTATGAAAGATACGGTTTCGTTGAGGGGGATCATCTGCTTGTCCTTATCGGGGCGGCGCTTGATTTCGACTTTGCCTTCCGCCAGTGAGCGTTCGCTGATCACCGCCCGGATGGGCAGCCCGATCAGGTCGGCATCCTTGAATTTGACGCCCGGACGTTCATCCCGGTCATCAAACAAGACCTCGATCCCTTTGGCTTCGAGCGTTTTGATGAGGTCCTCGGCCACCCGCATGCTTTCCGCATGACCGGTATTGGGCACCACCACGCAGACCTTATAGGGGGCCACGGACATCGGCCAGATGATGCCATCGGCGTCGTAGCTCTGTTCAATGATGGCCTGCAAGGTGCGGGTGACCCCGATCCCGTAGCAGCCCATGACGCTGATCTGGTGATTGCCCTCTGCATCCAGGAAGCCGGCATTGAACAGCTGGCTGTATTTGGTGCCCAGTTTGAAGACATGCCCGACCTCGATGCCGCGTTTACCGCGCATGCGGGTGCCGCAGCGGGGACACTTGTCACCCTCCTTGGCAATGACGAGGTCGTGGAAGGCAGTGACCGTGAAGTCACGCCCGACCAGCACATTGATCAGATGGCTGTCGGCGACATTGGCACCGGTGGTCGAAACGCGGGGTGTCTGGAGTTCCACATCGGCATAAATGGGGATGTTGAGGCCCACAGGACCGGCAAAGCCCACCGGTGCCCCGGTGACTTTGGCAATCGTCGCATCGTCGGCCAACTCCAGGCGGGTGGCTTTAAGAATACGCGTGAGCTTATGCTCATTCAGTTCGCGGTGACCGGCCACCAGCACCGCAATCGGCTGGCCATCGGCGATATAGATCAAGGTTTTGATGAGGTCCCAGGGTTTGATCTGGAGGAAGGCGGAGACCTCCTCGATCGTACGCTTGCCGGGGGTGGCCACCACGGACGGGGCCTGATCGGTGCTGGACGGTTTCGGAGCCGGGGTCTGGCGTTCGGCCCGTTCCAGATTGGCGGCATAGGAGCAGGTTTCACACTCGACGATGCCGTCTTCGCCCGCGTCGGCCAGCACCATGAATTCGTGGGAGAAATCCCCGCCGATGGCACCGGTGT
Encoded proteins:
- a CDS encoding MBL fold metallo-hydrolase, whose translation is MKVIPIGVGTFQVNCYLAVGPAQQALVVDPGDDAGIIAVTLRQNQLTVAAYLITHGHMDHVSGLAELTRSFPAPVSIHPLDESWAFSHLNQSLPYYDTPERPKKIERLLANGQVYSDAGLRYEIIATPGHSPGGVCFYFPDDNIIFTGDTLFMGTVGRTDLDGSDEKLMAKSLARLAKLPDATVVYPGHGPQTTIGQEKRTNSFMQF
- the hisS gene encoding histidine--tRNA ligase translates to MADPISFAPPRGMRDFYPDDMALRCAIFEAWSTAARRFGFDQYDACVVESLELLKRKGGEEIQDQIYWFKDKSDRELALRAEMTPTLARMIVAKQNELTFPLKWFTIAQCFRYERMTRGRKREHYQWNLDVVGEPSVVAEAEVVMAAIQALKLLGLDSTEVCVHVNSRALLSDILARSGIPREHHSATFLALDKRGKIPDEEITKLLKENGLSEESIAAAFRVLALDTLDSVIAALGERTPALDHFLSFFDIMKLYGASDMVKFDISVIRGLGYYTGIVFEGFDTGRSLRAIFGGGRYDNLLGDLGGKPMTAVGLGFGDVVIAELLAEKGKVPHPAAGKDLAISYMEDAQRDTAIRIAGALRAGGTNVDVSLHAEKPKHFFGRTGKVGFRRGMFIGPDDLIKGAVRIKTLADRTEQEVTLASLVGS
- a CDS encoding HU family DNA-binding protein, whose translation is MTKRELVVRIAGEVGLPQQQVFSVIQKTLDYITESLAKGENIEFRDFGVFEIKIRKPRIGRNPNKPENTVVIPERRVVKFKPGKEMKAVVLKQQ
- a CDS encoding proline--tRNA ligase; amino-acid sequence: MRWTQSLIPTLRDAPQDAEIASHKLMMRAGLIMKLGGGLYTFLPLGLKALRNVERIVREEMDRAGALEVLMPALQPREIWETSGRYAVLRDSMFKIKDRQQRDMVLGPTHEEVITDLAARQINSYRQLPKTFYQIQTKFRDEIRPRFGLMRAKEFSMKDAYSFDVSWEAADVSYQAMYDAYVRIFNRCGLRTKVVEADTGAIGGDFSHEFMVLADAGEDGIVECETCSYAANLERAERQTPAPKPSSTDQAPSVVATPGKRTIEEVSAFLQIKPWDLIKTLIYIADGQPIAVLVAGHRELNEHKLTRILKATRLELADDATIAKVTGAPVGFAGPVGLNIPIYADVELQTPRVSTTGANVADSHLINVLVGRDFTVTAFHDLVIAKEGDKCPRCGTRMRGKRGIEVGHVFKLGTKYSQLFNAGFLDAEGNHQISVMGCYGIGVTRTLQAIIEQSYDADGIIWPMSVAPYKVCVVVPNTGHAESMRVAEDLIKTLEAKGIEVLFDDRDERPGVKFKDADLIGLPIRAVISERSLAEGKVEIKRRPDKDKQMIPLNETVSFIEKAIQGELQ